A genomic stretch from Candidatus Schekmanbacteria bacterium includes:
- a CDS encoding CCA tRNA nucleotidyltransferase, which yields MNIVREVALSKKSNVYVVGGFIRDLILENRSVDIDFAVESDAKGFVEGVFKRIQGKLIVLGKEPLVNYRLVHRGSILDFVEAAGHDIHIDLSKRDFTMNALALNLTSWELHDIFSGIKDIKAKIIREISPSSLRNDPVRIMRGARYISVMDGAKIEDGTICHMKEYSAGLSSSAPERVIDELKKMCAGRYVGKGISLLFEIKAFEHLISSYMKDKTEHTSSLEEAKRFYLSESIRSLVESRSSAVYRLLFCGETDKDADTEKIIIISSLFFLYKSVFDISEKELGNIIKKMRFSNHYHKRIVSICSWAMELKALAERGCDDDELRLFIGRHGEDSYLSFVILSACCAIAGLESARLKRIEESFLRLITNEGRVLLNPEKLISGDDIKKNYQVNAPAEIGEMLSRIRDLQFQGVIKTREEALSFIQEMGRSNN from the coding sequence GTGAATATTGTCAGAGAGGTCGCTCTTTCTAAAAAATCAAATGTTTATGTTGTAGGCGGGTTTATAAGGGATTTAATTCTTGAGAACAGGTCTGTTGATATAGATTTTGCAGTTGAGAGTGATGCAAAGGGTTTTGTTGAAGGTGTTTTTAAAAGGATTCAGGGGAAACTCATAGTTCTTGGGAAAGAGCCATTGGTGAACTACAGACTTGTACACAGGGGGTCTATCCTGGATTTTGTAGAAGCTGCGGGACATGATATTCATATAGACCTTTCAAAAAGAGATTTTACGATGAATGCACTTGCTCTCAATCTCACATCATGGGAACTACATGATATCTTCTCAGGCATTAAGGATATAAAGGCTAAAATTATAAGAGAAATATCTCCGTCAAGTCTGCGCAATGATCCTGTCAGGATAATGAGGGGAGCTCGTTATATATCTGTAATGGATGGCGCGAAGATAGAAGACGGAACAATTTGTCATATGAAAGAATATTCTGCCGGGCTTTCTAGCTCTGCACCTGAGCGGGTAATTGACGAGCTCAAAAAAATGTGTGCAGGCAGATATGTCGGGAAGGGAATCAGTCTGCTTTTTGAAATAAAAGCATTCGAGCATCTTATCTCCAGCTATATGAAAGACAAAACAGAGCATACATCCTCTTTAGAAGAAGCTAAAAGGTTTTATCTGTCAGAGAGCATAAGAAGTTTAGTGGAGTCCCGCAGTTCTGCGGTTTATCGATTGCTATTTTGCGGTGAAACAGACAAAGATGCTGATACAGAAAAAATAATTATAATTTCTTCTCTTTTTTTCCTCTACAAGTCTGTTTTCGATATCTCTGAAAAGGAGCTTGGAAACATAATAAAGAAAATGCGTTTCTCTAATCACTATCATAAGAGGATTGTTAGTATCTGCTCCTGGGCTATGGAACTTAAAGCGCTTGCAGAAAGAGGATGTGATGATGACGAGCTAAGATTGTTTATAGGAAGACATGGCGAAGATTCATATTTGAGTTTTGTGATTTTATCAGCTTGTTGCGCTATTGCAGGTTTAGAATCAGCACGACTGAAACGAATTGAAGAGAGTTTTTTGCGCCTTATAACAAATGAAGGTCGGGTTCTTCTAAACCCTGAAAAGCTTATATCAGGAGATGATATAAAGAAGAATTATCAGGTCAATGCCCCAGCTGAGATAGGTGAAATGCTCAGTCGTATCCGGGATTTACAGTTTCAGGGAGTTATTAAAACAAGGGAAGAGGCACTTTCATTTATTCAAGAAATGGGAAGAAGTAATAACTGA
- a CDS encoding RNA polymerase sigma factor RpoD/SigA: MKKKYSASKIPANLKVTDDSLMSYLNKIGKISLLKREEEIDLACKVKEGEKAFKLLVESNLRFVVNIASKFKGCGLSFSDLINEGNIGLMQAARKFDPDRGVKFVSYAVWWIKQSIIQALADQTGAVKIPVRQIADLNKIGEQFDELIQKLGREPNVNELAKAINRTNKEVEYLLLLSRNSVSLENPISDDNDATFLDFLEADNLPSVDEEIDKAKMEQDLQELLNSLKPKEAEVLRRRFGLDGSESETLEEIGNSMNLSRERIRQIEEKAKKTIKKMGRSHLLKDFLR; this comes from the coding sequence ATGAAGAAAAAATATTCCGCTTCAAAAATTCCGGCAAATTTGAAGGTAACAGATGATAGTTTAATGTCCTATCTTAACAAGATAGGAAAGATCTCGCTTCTTAAAAGGGAAGAAGAGATTGATTTAGCCTGTAAAGTGAAAGAAGGGGAAAAGGCATTCAAGCTGTTAGTTGAATCTAATTTGAGGTTCGTTGTAAATATTGCTTCAAAATTTAAGGGGTGCGGTCTTAGTTTCTCTGATCTTATTAATGAAGGCAATATAGGATTGATGCAGGCAGCACGTAAATTTGATCCTGACAGAGGGGTAAAATTTGTTTCCTATGCTGTATGGTGGATTAAACAAAGCATCATACAAGCTCTCGCAGATCAAACTGGAGCTGTTAAGATCCCTGTCAGGCAAATTGCTGATCTCAACAAAATCGGAGAGCAATTTGACGAACTGATCCAAAAGCTTGGACGCGAACCTAATGTCAATGAACTTGCAAAAGCCATAAACCGTACAAACAAGGAAGTGGAGTATTTACTCCTGTTATCGAGGAACTCTGTTTCACTAGAGAACCCAATATCTGATGATAATGACGCTACTTTTCTGGATTTTCTCGAAGCGGACAACCTTCCATCTGTCGATGAAGAGATAGATAAAGCAAAAATGGAACAGGATCTGCAAGAGCTGCTTAATTCGCTGAAACCCAAGGAGGCTGAAGTTTTGAGGAGACGATTTGGCCTTGACGGGAGTGAGTCAGAAACCCTTGAGGAAATAGGAAACAGCATGAACCTCTCCCGGGAGCGTATACGTCAGATAGAAGAGAAAGCCAAAAAAACTATTAAAAAAATGGGAAGGAGCCATCTTCTCAAGGATTTTCTTAGATAG
- a CDS encoding divalent-cation tolerance protein CutA: MQANSLTIILTSVDSKENALSIAEILLRKKLAACVNILPGINSVYFWEGKLCNENEIIMLIKTRTELFNSVKKELLKIHPYKLPEIISLSVPNALEAYSNWVFDETTIKK, encoded by the coding sequence ATGCAAGCTAATTCTTTAACAATTATACTAACTTCAGTTGATTCGAAGGAAAATGCTCTTTCCATAGCTGAAATACTTCTCAGAAAAAAACTTGCCGCATGTGTAAATATTTTGCCAGGAATTAATTCAGTCTATTTTTGGGAAGGAAAGCTGTGCAATGAAAACGAAATAATCATGCTGATAAAAACAAGAACTGAACTTTTTAATTCAGTTAAGAAAGAACTCCTTAAAATTCATCCCTATAAACTTCCGGAAATTATTTCCCTGTCAGTACCAAATGCCCTGGAAGCATACTCCAATTGGGTTTTCGACGAAACAACCATAAAAAAATAA